Part of the Pseudomonas sp. P8_241 genome is shown below.
CCTGGCACAGCATGTAGGCAATCAGCGCATTGCCGATGATGCGTTTGGAGAACGGATGGCCATAGGCCGTTTCCTCCCATTGCGCGGAAAGATTCCAGTCATCGGTAATGTCGTGGTCGTCGAAAATCATCAGCGTCGGAATGTGCGCCAATGCCCGGGCGACGTTGCCCAGCCCGGCCTTGAAGCCGTCAATGTACGTTTGCTCGAGTGTGTAGCGCTCACGCCTTTTCGCTGTCAGTGCCGGAGGTTGCGGGGCGATCAGGGTCCAGGGCGTTGGCGACCAGACCAGCAGGTACATGGCCATGACTTCAGCAAATGTCACCAGATGGTTGTCGGCATTGCTGCTGGTGAAAATCGGTTTGCGCGCACCGCCGAAAAAACGGTCGCGCAGGGTTTCGTTGCTCTGCAGCGCCGGTAGCAAATCCGCGCGGTGGTAGTAACTGGCGGGATGCTCGTAGAGTTTGGCGCTGTCGCTGACCACGGCGCCTTCGAGGTGTTCTTCGAACAACCCCAAGCGTTCGATCAAGGCATGGATCGCCCGCAACATCGGCCCCGCGACATCGTCGGCGTAGATCTGATCGCCGGTCATGATCAACAGGGCGGGGCGATCCAGCGCTTCATGTTGCTGCGCGAGCAGCTCATCGACGCACAGCAAGCCGTCGGTCGCCGGGTGATGCGGCTTGCGGCAGGAACCGTGGAGCAATTGATCGACCCGTGAGCGCAGCACGAAGTCGGGATGCGAGGCATCGCCGTACAGCAGATGCGGTGCCCATGTAGCGATGCCCTCAACGCCATCGATCAGCAGGTCGTATTCGATCCGCTCGTCACAGGGCAGGGCGTTCTCCAGCGAGACGTCGATCAAATGGACGAAGGCATGAACACCCACCGACACCACGGTGCACTGCTGCGTACCGAGACGAATGTCGCCAACACCTTGCACACGCAGCGTCAGCGTCAGCGCCCGCGACCCGACCAGCCACATCACCAGGCGCGAGGGCTCCAGGCGTCGCAACAGCGGGCCGGCCAGGACCGGCGGCAGGGAAGTGCAATCGTCAGGCAGTGGCAGCGTCGCGGACATCCGGATTCAAGACTCTTGGGGGCACAGAAGCGGGCGATGATAGCGCACGTCAAGACGTGACAGGCTAATGTGAGCATGTCACGCCATGTGTTGGCGTTTGAGCATCCATCGAATCGAAGAGAGGGCGTCATGCACCGAATTATCCTGCCGGCACTGGCCATTTTGCTGGTGGCGCAGTCCCCGGCCTATGCCATCAACGACAAGTATCGCAAGCAACTCGAAGCGTCCGGTTGCACCCAGATGAGTGAGCTGCAGGGCTGTGATATCCACAAGACCAAGGCTGAAAACGCCAAGGCCGGGTTCAGCAATCCTGAAACCCCGGTCACAGGCGAAAAACCCCAAGACAAGTCGACCAACGGAAAAGAAGGAGCAAAGCCACCTGTCACGAAATGAAAAGCCATTGTCGTCTGATGAGAAGCATCCCGACAGGCCTCGTCCTACAGTCCAATCAATGCAATTCGATGCTACGCCAACTTGCTGATTGGAGAATAAGAAAAATGGCCAAAGCCGTACGCTTTTACGAAACCGGTGGTCCTGAAGTCCTACGTTACGAGGACGTCGAAGTCGGCGATCCCGGTCCGGGCCAGGTTCGTCTTCGACACGTAGCTGTTGGTTTGAACTACGCCGACACCTACTTCCGCAATGGTACTTACCCAATCCCGATGCCGAACGGCATGGGGGTTGAAGCCTCCGGCGTGGTCCAGGCCATCGGCGAAGGCGTGACCAACGTCCAGGTGGGGGACCGCGTCACTTACACCGGTTTTCTCAATACCCTGGGTGCTTACAGCACCGAGCGCCTGATCGCTGCCGCGCCGCTGATCAAGCTGCCGGAAACCATCAGCTTCGAAACCGCCGCCGCGATGACGATGCGTGGCCTGACGTCTTCGTACCTGATGCGCCGCATCTACGACTTCAAGCCGGGCGACAGCATCCTGTTGCACGCCGCTGCCGGTGGTGTAGGCCTGATCGTTTCGCAATGGGCCAAACTGCTGGGCCTGAACGTGATCGGCACGGTGTCGACCGAGCAAAAGGCTGAAATCGCCCGTGCTCACGGTTGCGACCACACGATCAATTACAGCCATGAAGATGTCGCCGCTCGCGTTCGCGAATTGACCGACGGTGTGGGCGTCAACGTGGTGTTCGACAGCGTTGGCAAAAACACCTTCATGGGCTCCCTGGACTCGTTGAAGCCCCGTGGCCTGATGGTCTGCGTGGGTACCGCGTCCGGCCCGATCCCGGCGTTCGACCCGGTGATGCTGGCGATGAAAGGCTCGCTGTACCTGACCCGTCCAGCCCTGGCCAACTACATCAGCGACCCGGCCGAAAAAGCCGCCCTGGCGGGCGAGTTGTTCGACCACGTCGGCAGCGGCCGGATCAAGATCGAGATCAACCAGCACTACGCCCTGCAGGACGCTGTGCAGGCGCACCGCGATCTGGAATCGCGCAAAACTACCGGCTCGTCGATTTTCGTCGTTTAAGGAGCTACCAGCCATGAAAGTCGAACAATTGACCTACAGCATTGGCGCCGAACTGACCGGCGTCAACCTGGCCGATGCGGTGCATGACGACGGTCTGTTTGCCGAGATTCGTGCCCAGTTGCTCAAGCACCGTGTGGTGTTCCTGCGCGATCAGGACATCACCCGCGCCGAGCACGTGGCCTTCGCCCGTCGCTTCGGCGAGCTGGAAGATCACCCGGTGGCCGGCAGCGATCCGGATCACCCTGGGCTGGTGCGGATCTACAAGAACCCGGATCAGCCGATGGACCGCTACGAAAACGCCTGGCACACCGACGCCACCTGGCGCGATGCCCCGCCGATGGGTTGCGTGCTGCGCTGCGTGGAGTGCCCGCCCGTGGGCGGCGACACCATGTGGACCAACATGGTCGCGGCTTACGCGAACCTGCCGGAAGACATAAAGGTCAAGATCGCCGACCTGCGTGCCCGCCACAGCATTGAAGCGAGCTTCGGTGCGGCCATGCCGATCGAGAAGCGCCTGGGCCTCAAAGCAATGTACCCGGATGCGGAACACCCGGTGGTGCGCATCCACCCGGAAACCGGCGAGAAGGTGTTGTTCGTCAACGCCTTCACCACCCACTTCAGCAACTACCACACCCCGGAGCGGGTGCGCTTCGGTCAGGACGCCAACCCTGGCGCCGGCGA
Proteins encoded:
- a CDS encoding quinone oxidoreductase family protein; this encodes MAKAVRFYETGGPEVLRYEDVEVGDPGPGQVRLRHVAVGLNYADTYFRNGTYPIPMPNGMGVEASGVVQAIGEGVTNVQVGDRVTYTGFLNTLGAYSTERLIAAAPLIKLPETISFETAAAMTMRGLTSSYLMRRIYDFKPGDSILLHAAAGGVGLIVSQWAKLLGLNVIGTVSTEQKAEIARAHGCDHTINYSHEDVAARVRELTDGVGVNVVFDSVGKNTFMGSLDSLKPRGLMVCVGTASGPIPAFDPVMLAMKGSLYLTRPALANYISDPAEKAALAGELFDHVGSGRIKIEINQHYALQDAVQAHRDLESRKTTGSSIFVV
- a CDS encoding TauD/TfdA dioxygenase family protein, whose translation is MKVEQLTYSIGAELTGVNLADAVHDDGLFAEIRAQLLKHRVVFLRDQDITRAEHVAFARRFGELEDHPVAGSDPDHPGLVRIYKNPDQPMDRYENAWHTDATWRDAPPMGCVLRCVECPPVGGDTMWTNMVAAYANLPEDIKVKIADLRARHSIEASFGAAMPIEKRLGLKAMYPDAEHPVVRIHPETGEKVLFVNAFTTHFSNYHTPERVRFGQDANPGAGELLRYLISQAYIPEYQVRWRWKPNSIAIWDNRSTQHYAVMDYPPCHRKMERAGIIGEKTY
- a CDS encoding alkaline phosphatase D family protein, encoding MSATLPLPDDCTSLPPVLAGPLLRRLEPSRLVMWLVGSRALTLTLRVQGVGDIRLGTQQCTVVSVGVHAFVHLIDVSLENALPCDERIEYDLLIDGVEGIATWAPHLLYGDASHPDFVLRSRVDQLLHGSCRKPHHPATDGLLCVDELLAQQHEALDRPALLIMTGDQIYADDVAGPMLRAIHALIERLGLFEEHLEGAVVSDSAKLYEHPASYYHRADLLPALQSNETLRDRFFGGARKPIFTSSNADNHLVTFAEVMAMYLLVWSPTPWTLIAPQPPALTAKRRERYTLEQTYIDGFKAGLGNVARALAHIPTLMIFDDHDITDDWNLSAQWEETAYGHPFSKRIIGNALIAYMLCQGWGNNPDAFSEVLKKTDAFSATGHDRYLDSPVQDDLIDDLLKFQNWHFVLPTTPAIVVIDTRTRRWRSEMNLKQPSGLLDWEALSELQQELLDHPSAIIVSPAPIFGVKLIETVQRIFSWCGFPLLVDAENWMAHRGAAQVILNIFRHSRTPGNYVVLSGDVHYSFVYEVLIRHRKAGPKIWQITSSGIKNEFPATLLEWFDRLNRWLYSPRSPLNWLTKRRRMRIVPHVPEHAEAGERLWNSAGIGQVFFNDSGQPQDIYQHNSNGSPKTRMVAPQHHD